The following are encoded together in the Scytonema millei VB511283 genome:
- a CDS encoding TIGR02587 family membrane protein: protein MNRRLKLERSLAKSLQEYLRGITGGLLFSLPLLYTMEVWWAGFIVHPVRLLIYVLATFTLLLAYNRYAGLRRSAGALEVAIDSVEEMGIGLVVAAVMLWLLGQINADMNLTEIGGKIVVEAMTVAIGVSVGTAQLGGEAKQEGDTGMQGEDSQPSSSPVPFLADDEGDFGGQMAIALCGSVLFAANLAPTEEIIVIAIESSTARLLGLALLSILFAVLILFYSDFTGSQRFSQIRGIKNIFFGAVVTYAIALVGSAAILWFFGRFDDTTLFICLAQTVVLGVAATLGASAGRLLLQ from the coding sequence ATGAATCGTCGGCTAAAACTAGAGCGATCGCTTGCTAAGTCGCTACAAGAATACCTCAGAGGTATTACTGGGGGGCTGTTGTTTAGTTTGCCCCTACTGTACACGATGGAAGTTTGGTGGGCTGGCTTTATCGTCCATCCCGTACGCTTGTTAATTTACGTGCTGGCTACTTTTACGCTGCTCTTGGCATACAACCGCTATGCAGGCTTGCGCAGATCTGCTGGTGCGTTAGAAGTCGCAATCGATTCCGTGGAGGAAATGGGTATAGGATTGGTCGTTGCTGCCGTCATGCTGTGGCTGTTAGGACAAATTAATGCCGATATGAATCTGACAGAGATTGGCGGGAAAATCGTTGTAGAAGCTATGACTGTTGCTATTGGCGTATCTGTTGGGACTGCCCAACTCGGCGGAGAAGCCAAGCAAGAAGGCGATACAGGAATGCAGGGAGAAGATTCCCAACCTAGTTCTAGTCCCGTACCTTTTTTGGCAGATGACGAAGGCGACTTTGGGGGACAAATGGCGATCGCCTTATGTGGCTCAGTTTTATTTGCTGCCAACCTTGCCCCTACAGAAGAAATTATCGTGATTGCAATTGAATCGTCAACAGCGAGACTGTTAGGGCTTGCCTTACTCTCAATTTTATTTGCCGTGCTAATCCTGTTTTATAGCGACTTTACTGGTTCCCAGCGTTTTAGCCAAATTAGAGGAATTAAAAATATTTTCTTTGGTGCAGTAGTCACTTATGCGATCGCGTTAGTTGGATCTGCGGCTATTCTCTGGTTTTTCGGACGCTTTGACGATACGACTCTCTTCATTTGTCTAGCTCAAACCGTTGTTTTAGGAGTCGCTGCTACTTTGGGGGCTTCTGCTGGGAGGCTATTGTTGCAATGA
- a CDS encoding glycine zipper domain-containing protein: MLTFKPWQTGTAFLMALTIGTSATLPMVMTAPATAQVFPSSPGSSRISDRTTIRAGARIPVRYDEAEKIVISPKERMRLTLTVAANITNRNGTVLIPAGSLIEGELVPADGGSQFIARNLIIDDGRRQSIDASSDVIETTQLRRGVSTGSILKGAVVGAAAGAALGGLTGNRRISTGEVLIGTGVGAAGGAALGRKKADVVVINPDTDLDLILDSSLTVDRY, encoded by the coding sequence ATGCTTACTTTTAAACCCTGGCAGACAGGGACAGCTTTTCTTATGGCTTTAACTATTGGTACTAGCGCTACTCTACCAATGGTAATGACAGCTCCAGCAACGGCTCAAGTGTTCCCATCGTCGCCAGGAAGTAGCAGAATTAGCGATCGCACGACTATTCGGGCTGGGGCAAGAATTCCCGTGCGCTATGATGAAGCCGAAAAGATCGTTATCAGTCCGAAAGAGAGGATGCGCTTAACTCTTACGGTAGCTGCTAACATTACTAACCGCAACGGCACGGTGTTAATTCCGGCTGGTAGCCTGATTGAAGGCGAACTCGTTCCTGCTGATGGTGGTTCTCAATTTATTGCCAGAAATCTAATTATTGATGATGGCAGACGGCAATCAATTGATGCTTCCTCTGATGTGATTGAAACTACTCAGCTGCGTAGGGGAGTGAGTACGGGATCGATTCTCAAAGGTGCAGTCGTGGGAGCTGCCGCTGGCGCAGCTTTAGGTGGACTGACAGGCAATCGCCGTATTTCTACCGGAGAGGTATTAATTGGTACGGGAGTCGGTGCTGCGGGTGGAGCGGCGCTAGGACGTAAAAAAGCTGATGTAGTTGTCATTAACCCTGACACCGACTTAGATCTGATTTTGGATTCTAGTCTGACAGTCGATCGCTATTAA
- a CDS encoding tetratricopeptide repeat protein — protein MPSRKSWLSLLVILGLGSVAPPALGQALVPHTLQLDSAQLERQGLSLAQEAAQLAQFQQFEMAVPRARLATQLAPKNYMAWFLLGGLYLQTNKYNESIAALNKAQALAPQNPSVLFAMGSAHFQKGNYKAAIDSLQAGLKLKPNDKEALFDLGNSYYKVGQLPDAIAQYDKAIALDKKFWPAINNIGLIQYEQGNIDEAMKQWQAALAVDKQAAEPQLAMAVALYSQGEQTRGLQLGTAALKIDSRYGDLEFLKQNLWGDRLLADTKKLLANPKIQATIEERQEQQQQETSPIQISPQ, from the coding sequence GTGCCAAGTCGTAAATCCTGGCTGTCTTTACTGGTGATTTTGGGTTTAGGGAGTGTAGCTCCCCCTGCACTGGGGCAGGCACTCGTTCCACATACGCTACAACTCGATTCAGCTCAGTTGGAGCGACAGGGATTGAGTTTGGCGCAGGAGGCTGCTCAGTTAGCGCAGTTTCAACAGTTTGAAATGGCTGTACCGAGGGCGCGGCTGGCAACTCAGTTAGCTCCCAAAAACTATATGGCTTGGTTTCTTCTGGGGGGTTTGTACTTACAGACAAACAAATATAACGAGTCGATCGCGGCTCTGAATAAAGCGCAGGCGTTAGCTCCCCAAAACCCTTCCGTGTTGTTTGCAATGGGTTCGGCGCACTTTCAAAAAGGCAATTACAAAGCAGCGATCGATAGTTTGCAAGCTGGTTTGAAACTCAAACCAAACGATAAGGAAGCATTGTTCGATTTGGGAAATTCTTACTACAAAGTCGGGCAATTACCAGATGCGATCGCCCAATATGACAAAGCGATCGCCTTAGATAAAAAGTTTTGGCCCGCGATCAATAATATCGGCTTAATTCAATACGAACAGGGCAACATAGACGAGGCAATGAAGCAATGGCAAGCAGCTTTAGCCGTTGACAAGCAAGCCGCAGAACCCCAACTTGCAATGGCAGTTGCTTTATATAGCCAAGGCGAACAAACAAGAGGTTTACAATTAGGAACAGCAGCCCTCAAAATTGACAGCCGTTATGGTGACTTAGAATTTCTCAAACAAAATTTGTGGGGCGATCGCTTGTTAGCTGACACGAAAAAACTGTTAGCTAATCCTAAAATTCAAGCCACAATTGAGGAACGCCAAGAGCAACAACAACAAGAAACTTCTCCGATTCAGATTTCTCCGCAGTAA